CCGATGGCTATGATGGCTGCTCCAGCAGCTGGTGGTGCAACTGAAGAAGCAGAAGAAAAAACGGAATTTGATGTCGTTTTAGCAGCTGCTGGCGATCAAAAAATCAAAGTAATCAAAGTTGTTCGTGAATTAACTGGCTTAGGCTTAAAAGAAGCAAAAGCATTAGTTGACGAAGCTCCAAAAGCTATTAAAGAAGGCGCTACAAAAGACGAAGCAGCTGAAATTAAAGCTAAAATTGAAGAAGTTGGCGGAAGCGTCGAAGTAAAATAATTACTCGATAACCACTAAAAATCACTTGCTTGCGCAGGTGATTTTTTTGTTTAACAGACAAAAATGTCTGAGAAAGAAAAAAAATGGGAAAGAAACAAACAAATCAAGTGAAAGAAATTACCCCAATGGCGGTAGATTTTCCTCAATGGTACACAGATGTTATTTCTAAAACAGAATTGGTGGATTATTCTCCGGTAAAAGGGTTTATGGTCATCCGTCCTTATGGTTATGCCATCTGGGAACGAATTCAAAGCGCATATGACAAACGATTTAAAGAGACCGGCCATGAAAATATGTATTTTCCCCTTTTAATTCCCGAGAGCTTATTAACCAAAGAGGCCGAGCATGTTGAGGGGTTTGCACCTGAAGTTGCTTGGGTAACTCATGGCGGTGGCAAAGAATTAGCGGAACGATTGGCAGTCCGTCCCACTTCAGAAACGATCATTTGCAGTATGTATTCGAAGTGGCTGAACTCTTATCGTCAACTTCCTTTTTTGTATAACCAATGGTGTTCCGTGGTGCGTTGGGAAAAAACAACCCGACCTTTTTTAAGAACTTCAGAATTTTTATGGCAAGAAGGCCATACCTTGCATGAAACACCAGAAGAAGCCCAAACCGAAACGATGCAGATGTTAGAAATTTATCGCGAAATAGCGGAGAACTACATGGCGATGCCAATGATCGTGGGACAAAAAAGTGAAAAAGAAAAATTTGCCGGAGCTGATGCAACCTATACCATGGAAGCCTTGATGCACGATGGTCAAGCCCTGCAATCAGGAACATCACATAATCTGGGCCAACATTTTACGAAAGCTTTCGATATTACCTATTTGGATCGAAATAACGAGCAGTCATATCCGTATCATACTTCCTGGGGGGTTTCAACCCGGTTAATTGGCGGCATTATCATGGTTCATGGCGATGATAATGGACTTGTTTTACCACCGATGATTGCCCCGATTCAGGTCGTTGTGATTCCGGTTGCACAACATAAAGAGGGTGTGTTGGATAAAGCCAGAGAAATTAAAAATACGCTGGCGGCTGATTTCAGAGTAAAATTAGATGACCTTGATGGTAATTCACCGGGTTGGAAATTTAATCAGTGGGAAATGAAAGGGGTGCCAATTCGTCTGGAAATCGGACCGCGCGATATTGAAAATGGCCAATGTGTCCTGGCTCGCCGCGATACGGGCGAAAAAATTCAAGTTAGTCTTGACGGTATTACGGAAGCGGTTGATCAATTATTAAAGGAAATTCAGACTAATTTATTTAATAAAGCGTTAAAAATGCGCGAAGAAAAAACCTCTACCGCTGAAAATATTGATGAATTCAAAAAAAATCTTAAAGAAAATCCTGGTTTTATTAAAGCAATGTGGTGTGGCGATCGCAGCTGCGAAGATAACATTAAAGAAGAAACGGGTGCTTCGATCCGTTGTGTTCCATTTGATCATGAACAGGAAGTTTTATACGAAGGTCAATGTGTCTGTTGTGGAAAGCCAGCCGGAAAAATGGCTTATTTCGCCCGAGCTTATTAGAAAGACTGCGTGTGGAAAAATGAGTAGCATAACAATGACCAACCTGGGATTTTTCTTGAATGAAGCCGAATTTTATGAACAAATCCGAATGAGAAAAGGGTCAAGACGAGCACAACCGATTGAACGGATTCTTGAGGCGGCGAGAAATATTCCGAAACCAAAGGTACTCTATCGGGTTTCCGAAGCAAAAATCATTGATGCTAAACGCTTCACATTGGATGGCGTCGAATTTACCAGTGAAATTGGGGTTGAAAAGATTTCAAAAGCAAAGTATATCTTTCCCAATATCGTTACTGCTGGATCAGAAATTGAGAATTATTGTTTAACCCGGGAAAATGTTTTGGATCAATATATTATTATGGAATTATGTAATTTTGCCTGTGAATTTGCTCGTGAAGCGATGCATCGCGACATCCTAATCCGTTATGGGGTGGGAATAAAAGATTGTATCTATCCGGGCGAAGACGGATTTAGATTGGAGACCGGAAAGCGGATTTTTGATCTTTTCGAAAATGTTGAAGAAAAAATTGGCGTTACAGTTACCGATATGGGTTTAACGACGCCAAGTCGGACCGCTTATGCGATTTGTTTTGGGTAAAATCAGAAAAAAGAGGCCATAATGGCCTCTTTTTTAATTGTTTTGAAGGTTTTCAAAAATTTCGTTCATCCGTTTATTTAACAACGGATGGACAAAATAGGGGGCGATTTCAGCCATTGAGGCCATCACGAAAGCCCGCTCTTGAACACGCGGATGGGGAAGAACAACATGAGGATCATCACTAATCAGGTGATCATAAAATAAGATGTCCAAATCGATGGTTCGTGGCCCCCAATGGATCGTTCGTTCCCGTTTAAGACCGTGTTCGATTTCAAGCAGTAACGTCATGAGCGGATGCGGCGGCAAAGTGGTTTTAACTTTCAGGACACAATTGAGAAAAAAATCCTGATCGGTATAACCCCAGGGTTCGGTTTCGATAATGCTGGATTGGGTAATAATTTTGATCCCGGAGGTGCTTTTAATATGGGCAATGGCTTCACTTAAATTTTGTTCGCGATTGCCCATATTTGTCCCCAACCCAATAAAGGCAACATGCCAACCGCGATTGATTTCGATGGCGACAGTGTCCATTGATTTTAAGATTGGTGCCCAGGGTTTTTTAATCATAATTTTGACATGGTCAACCATGGGATAATGCTCAAGAACATAGGTTGCCAGTTTTTCGCCAGCGGTTTCAATAAGATCGTAGCTTTCTTTTGTGAACTCAATTTCTAACGCATGACATAATTCGCCATAATGAACGGATTTGGTCAAATCACCGGTAAGAGCGGCTTCTTGCATATCCAATGAGAGTGTGACCGAAATTAAGAATTTCTGTCCCAGGGTTTTTTCTTCAGGAAAGACGCCGTGGTAGGCAAAAACTTCAAAATCTTTTATATAGAGTTTGTCCATGGTGCTCCCTTCAGAATTGCGGCGGTCATTTTCGCCGCGCGTTTATTTTCCCGGACATCATGAACGCGAATAATTGATGCGCCCTTCATAATGCCGATTACAGTAGTGGCAACGGTGCCCTCGACGCGTTCGGTAACCGGTAAATCCAGTGTAAGACCGATAAATCCTTTTCGCGAGGTACCGAGCAAAATCGGGTATCCGAGCGCTTGGAGTGTTTCTAGATGGTTCATGACGGCCATATTCTGAGCATAATCTTTAGCAAAGCCGATACCGGGATCAAGAATAATGGCATCTTGCGAGACCCCTGCGTTGATGGCAATCTCAATGGATTCCTGAAGATCGCGGTTGAGATCGGTCATCAGATGGTCGTAATTTCGATTATTACGGTTATGCATCAGGACACAAGGAACCTTGTATTTAGCGGTAACTTTGGCAAGAGCAGGATCATATTTAAAGCCCCAGATGTCATTGATCAGGTCAGCTCCCGCTTTAAGTGCGGCTTCACCAACAGCACTTTTATAGGTATCAATGGAAATCGGGATATCAAACCGTTGTCGAATCGCTTCGATCATCGGAGCGACACGATCAATTTCTTCGGCATCACTGATTTGAGTATGGCCAGGCCGGGTCGATTCACCGCCAAGGTCAATCAGATCAGCCCCATCGGTTATCATTTTTTCTACTTGTTTAAGACTGGTATCACGAGTATTGAATTTGCCGCCGTCAGAAAAAGAATCCGGGGTGACATTTAAGATCCCCATGATGAGGACCTCATGGGTTAAATCAAAATTTTTTTTGCCAATTTGCATGGTAACTCCTTTAATAAACAATGGTCAGGTTTTTTTTCGTGTCAGACCAATCACATTCCTTTTCGACCGGACATGAAAAACAGGCGCGGGACAATTTATCACTTTGATAAAATACCTGACTGAATCCCTGCGCCTGCGGATTCCGATGATTGCGAATGGCATCCAGTATCAGTTTATTTTCAGCGCCGGTAAAAGCTAAATTTTCAAGCAATGAAATGGCCAAATGGTGGGAGGCAATTTCGTGTGGGGTCTTGTCCTGATATTGCACGAAACGGCCAATATCATGGAGTAATGCCGTTGTATAGATAAGATCACGGGAAAGCTTAAAACCAGCTTCTGTGGCCTTTATCGAGGCAATCCGGGCGACTGCTAAAAAATGGTTCATGTCATGGTGACAAAAACGACGTTTTTGCTCACAGTCATTTATTTTTTGGAGGTAGCTTTGAAAGGTTTGATTTTGATAAAGTAAGTTGGTATTATTTAACGAATCCATTAATGACTTCCTATTTAATACTTAAAAGTTTATGGACTTCGTCTTTAAGTTCTTTATTGTGAACAAAGATGCCAGCTTGCATCGCAGTAACCGTACGTGTTCCGGGACGTTTGACACCACGCATGTTCATGCATAGATGTTCGGCTTCAATGATAACCATTACACCCCGGGCGTGAAGATACTCCATAATCGCTTCGCCAATATCGGTCGTTAATACTTCTTGAAGTTGTGGTCGTTTTGAATATAAATCGACCGTTCTGACAAGTTTTGAAAGTCCGGCAACACGTCCATTAGGGATGTAGGCAATATGAACCTTACCATAAAAAGGTAAAAGATGATGTTCACACATCGAATAAAAGGGAATATCCCGTTCGATAACGATATCATCAGATTTTACCGCAAACGTTTTGGCAAGGTGGACTTCGGCGGTGTGTCCCAGTCCGGAAAAAATTTCGGCATACATTCGGCCAACCCGGGCAGGCGTTTCGACTAACCCTTCGCGGGTCGGGTCTTCACCAATGGCTTCCAAAATCATCGTGACAGCTTTTTGAATTTTTTCTTGATCAATCATTTTTCTCCTATCGCCAAATCAATTTTTAAATTGATTTGGAATGGTTTTTACTAAAACCAAATAAAAAAAGCATTACTTAAATAAAACAAAATGTTTTAAGCAATGCTTCCGCAACCCTCGATTTTGATCAAGGGGTCCAGCGGAAGCAACAAGATATCGCAATGAGTTCATTTCGTTTAAAGGCAACTTCCCATCCTCTAACACTTTACGCAGCTTGTCTACTCTGTTATATTTAATTGGGTGTATTTTAACATGGGTTATGGTGACTTACAAGGGTAATATAACGTATTTGTAAAAGATGAAAGAATCGTTAAAGAAAAAACCAAAGGCCAAAAACCGCTGTTTAAAGATAGTTTAGTGAAACCGTTCATCAAAAAGAAAAAATTTAGCCATTGTTGTTCTGAGGAGATCCGAAAAAGGTGTCTGCTGTTTAATAATTTTACTTATTTTAAAATAATGAAGATAACCAATGCTTGAAAAATAATTAAATAAAAGAATTTATTTGAATATTTCATCGTTTAATTAAGATGGTTATGCTAAAATAGCGATGCTGAATAAGTAAAAAACCCGTATAATCATGAATAAGCCAAAGTTGAAAAGACGAAAAGCGGCAGATTAAAATTGGTGGCAGTGATTATTGGTGATGCCAATCAGGGTAAAAATTGACTGGCGACATTTGAAAAAAATTAAAAGAGATGGCGGTTGCTGATGGACGAGAAGGTGCTTAAGAAAAAATTTTATTCATTGGACAACGCTGGCGTATTATATACCGCTATTGCGTCGTCGCGAATGTCGACGGTGTATCGGATGACCGCGGAATTATCGGAAGTGATTCGTCCGGAAATTTTGCAGGAAGCCCTGGAACGAATTATTCATCGTTTCCCATATTTCCAGGTGACCTTGAAACGGGGTTTTTTCTGGTATTATTATGAACATACCGAAATCATGCCAAAAGTTGAAGAAGAAACGTATTTTCCTTGTAAAATTATGCGGCAACGACAGGGGAAGACCTTTCCTTTTCGGGTTCTTTATTATAAAAAGTATATTCATGTGGAATTTAATCATAGTATTTGTGATGGCAGCGGCGGACTTTGTTTTTTGCAAACGTTGATAATCGAATATCTAAAAATAATTAAGGAGATTTTTCCGGAGAATCTGGAAAAAGCGATGGATATTCAGGCGGCAGTTGATCCTGGTGAGTTTGAAGACTCCTTTAAAGTATATTATGAGGAAAATGTGCCACCACCGCCCAGTAGTAAAAAGGTTTTTCATTTTCCCTTTGATC
This is a stretch of genomic DNA from Acetobacterium woodii DSM 1030. It encodes these proteins:
- the rplL gene encoding 50S ribosomal protein L7/L12; translated protein: MASEKVTQLIEDVKVLTVLELSELVKALEEEFGVSAAAPMAMMAAPAAGGATEEAEEKTEFDVVLAAAGDQKIKVIKVVRELTGLGLKEAKALVDEAPKAIKEGATKDEAAEIKAKIEEVGGSVEVK
- the proS gene encoding proline--tRNA ligase, with the protein product MGKKQTNQVKEITPMAVDFPQWYTDVISKTELVDYSPVKGFMVIRPYGYAIWERIQSAYDKRFKETGHENMYFPLLIPESLLTKEAEHVEGFAPEVAWVTHGGGKELAERLAVRPTSETIICSMYSKWLNSYRQLPFLYNQWCSVVRWEKTTRPFLRTSEFLWQEGHTLHETPEEAQTETMQMLEIYREIAENYMAMPMIVGQKSEKEKFAGADATYTMEALMHDGQALQSGTSHNLGQHFTKAFDITYLDRNNEQSYPYHTSWGVSTRLIGGIIMVHGDDNGLVLPPMIAPIQVVVIPVAQHKEGVLDKAREIKNTLAADFRVKLDDLDGNSPGWKFNQWEMKGVPIRLEIGPRDIENGQCVLARRDTGEKIQVSLDGITEAVDQLLKEIQTNLFNKALKMREEKTSTAENIDEFKKNLKENPGFIKAMWCGDRSCEDNIKEETGASIRCVPFDHEQEVLYEGQCVCCGKPAGKMAYFARAY
- the folK gene encoding 2-amino-4-hydroxy-6-hydroxymethyldihydropteridine diphosphokinase, which produces MDKLYIKDFEVFAYHGVFPEEKTLGQKFLISVTLSLDMQEAALTGDLTKSVHYGELCHALEIEFTKESYDLIETAGEKLATYVLEHYPMVDHVKIMIKKPWAPILKSMDTVAIEINRGWHVAFIGLGTNMGNREQNLSEAIAHIKSTSGIKIITQSSIIETEPWGYTDQDFFLNCVLKVKTTLPPHPLMTLLLEIEHGLKRERTIHWGPRTIDLDILFYDHLISDDPHVVLPHPRVQERAFVMASMAEIAPYFVHPLLNKRMNEIFENLQNN
- the folP gene encoding dihydropteroate synthase translates to MQIGKKNFDLTHEVLIMGILNVTPDSFSDGGKFNTRDTSLKQVEKMITDGADLIDLGGESTRPGHTQISDAEEIDRVAPMIEAIRQRFDIPISIDTYKSAVGEAALKAGADLINDIWGFKYDPALAKVTAKYKVPCVLMHNRNNRNYDHLMTDLNRDLQESIEIAINAGVSQDAIILDPGIGFAKDYAQNMAVMNHLETLQALGYPILLGTSRKGFIGLTLDLPVTERVEGTVATTVIGIMKGASIIRVHDVRENKRAAKMTAAILKGAPWTNSI
- a CDS encoding HD domain-containing protein; its protein translation is MDSLNNTNLLYQNQTFQSYLQKINDCEQKRRFCHHDMNHFLAVARIASIKATEAGFKLSRDLIYTTALLHDIGRFVQYQDKTPHEIASHHLAISLLENLAFTGAENKLILDAIRNHRNPQAQGFSQVFYQSDKLSRACFSCPVEKECDWSDTKKNLTIVY
- the folE gene encoding GTP cyclohydrolase I FolE — protein: MIDQEKIQKAVTMILEAIGEDPTREGLVETPARVGRMYAEIFSGLGHTAEVHLAKTFAVKSDDIVIERDIPFYSMCEHHLLPFYGKVHIAYIPNGRVAGLSKLVRTVDLYSKRPQLQEVLTTDIGEAIMEYLHARGVMVIIEAEHLCMNMRGVKRPGTRTVTAMQAGIFVHNKELKDEVHKLLSIK